A region from the Fusarium musae strain F31 chromosome 1, whole genome shotgun sequence genome encodes:
- the PCN1 gene encoding DNA polymerase delta processivity factor: MLESRLAQADLLKKVVDAIKDLVQDCNFDCNDSGIQLQAMDNSHVALVSMLLTAGSFEIFRCDRNISLGVNLTSLTKVLRAAQSNDVLTLKAEDAPDVLNMQFESPENDRISEYDLKLMDIDQEHLGIPDTEYAATIAMPSGEFRRICTDLMAMSESVMIEASKDGVKFACNGDIGNGSVTLRSHQDVEKPKQSVSIELTEPVALTFSLKYLVNFCKAAGLSDQVQIKLSNEVPLLVEYNLEGQSHLRFYLAPKIGDEE; this comes from the exons ATGTTGGAATCACGACTCGCCCAAGCTGATCTTCTGAAGAAGGTCGTCGACGCAATCAAGGATCTGGTCCAAGATTGCAACTTCGACTGCAATGACAGTGGCATTCAGCTGCAGGCCATGGACAACTCTCATGTTGCCTTAGTTTCCATGTTGCTTACTGCTGGATCCTTCGAGATATTCCGCTGCGACCGTAATATCTCCCTCGGTGTCAACCTCACATCCCTGACCAAGGTCCTACGCGCTGCTCAGAGTAACGACGTGCTCAcgctcaaggctgaggatgcCCCTGACGTGTTGAACATGCAATTCGAAAGCCCTGAAAATGACCGCATCAGCGAGTATGACCTCAAGCTCATGGACATTGACCAGGAGCATCTGGGCATCCCCGACACCGAGTATGCTGCTACAATTGCAATGCCTTCTGGCGAGTTTCGTCGCATCTGTACCGACTTGATGGCTATGTCAGAATCAG TGATGATTGAGGCTTCCAAGGACGGTGTCAAGTTCGCATGCAATGGCGATATTGGCAACGGCTCCGTGACTCTTCGAAGCCATCAGGATGTCGAGAAACCCAAACAAAGTGTCTCAATAGAGTTGACCGAGCCTGTCGCCCTCACCTTCTCCCTCAAGTACCTGGTCAACTTCTGCAAAGCTGCTGGCCTTTCCGATCAGGTCCAGATCAAGCTCTCTAATGAAGTGCCCCTCTTGGTGGAGTACAATCTGGAGGGTCAAAGCCATCTGCGTTTCTATCTTGCGCCCAAGATTGGCGATGAGGAGTAG